The sequence below is a genomic window from Nicotiana tomentosiformis chromosome 6, ASM39032v3, whole genome shotgun sequence.
GTAAATTTATGAATATCAGACACATTGTTAGCAAATAGCAATACTAGTTTGGTCATGACAATACTGACTTCAACATTAATTCTAGTTTGGCCATAAAATAGTATTCGAGTATTTATGAATATACTTATATGACCATGATTATTTGCAAATACTAAGCGagcatttggacataagaattgtcaaattttggaaaaaaaattaagtgaaaatgacttttgaaaattagtgttgtgtttggacatgaatacaatttggatttctttttgaatttttgtgaatgATTTGAAGTgagaattttgaaaaataattttttgaagttTTCTCAAATTTTGAAGTTCAATTTGAAATTAcgcttatttttttttaaaaagttctAAAAAAATCGAAAACATTGAAAATTTTCTTATGGAGAAACGGCCCCTAAATTTCAACAATTTGAGTGCCAATTGAAATATTGGTTTGAAATTGTATTTCAAATAGAATACTACTAGTACTAGTTTTCACTTACTATTCTTTTGCATGTCTTGTGTAAaatcaactttgaactttcaCAAACTTTTTTCAGCTTCAGCTCAAATCTGTCCAATAGCATACTTGAAGTATTAAAATACTAGTTTGGATGTGTATTTCATTTTCACGCATATATCTTCAAGTCTGAACAATCCTTTTTTCACGTAAAATTTTATTCAAATACAAAATTTTAGTATTTCTTTAACCTCAACTCCAAATATTTTTATAACCTCAGCTCAAAAAACAATCCAAgtgcttttatttatttattttgaaagagAGATGTAACACGAAAGTGCTAAGAAAGAAAATTCAAGGATTGATGCATTAAAACACCTGGTAACTTATTTGGCCCCAAACCACCCCACACGGCCACAACCCTGGCCATATTTAATAAACACAATCTGACGTTCCTGATTTTGCTCCCACATTTTTCCAAAATACATCTTGACCGTCACTCCCATTAAAGTCTTTCTCCACAGGACCACATGGGCAGCTGAGCTTTGTCCAATTCTTGTCCCCCCAAATATATCCTATCACTTTCCTCAACGCTGCAACTCTTCCTACCGACAACTTTAGCTTGTCTTGTCCCCATTTTTATGCACTCTTCCATTATTTCCTTTTCTTAATTCTCTCCAATACCCCCACTTCACCTAATTGCACAAATCTCTCATCTATCTTTCTCTTTATATAAAAGCCAGCTATCCACCACTTCTTCCATCAATCTCAACCATTCTTTAATATTATCTTCAACCCATCTATTCAAAGCAATCTTGAAAAAGAAAAGCAGCAatcttgaaaattttgaaaaaaaaaatggagTGCGTTATGGCTCATGAGAAAGATCTGAATCTGAAAGCAACAGAGCTAAGATTGGGATTACCAGGGACAGAAGATGAGTCTATTGTGTCAAGTTCCAAGAATAAGAAGAGGGGTTTGCCTGAATCAGCTGAGGATGAAGATTGTGAATCAAAGAAGAAGACACAAATAGTGGGATGGCCACCAGTGAGATCTTACAGGAAGAATAACATCCAACCAAAGAAGACAGAAACTGAGTGTGGAATGTATGTCAAAGTTAGTATGGATGGAGCTCCTTATCTTAGAAAAATTGATCTAAAAATGTATAAGGGGTATTCAGAACTACTCAAGGCATTAGAGAACATGTTCAAGCTCAGTATAGGTGAATATTCAGAAAGGGAAGGGTATAATGGGTCAGAATTTGCACCTGCCTATGAAGATAAAGATGGTGACTTGATGCTTGTTGGTGATGTTCCTTGGGATATGTTCTTATCTTCTTGCAAAAGGTTAAGGATAATGAAAGGATCAGAAGCAAGAGGCTTGGGTTGTGGAGTTTGAAAAGAGAAGAATTTCACAGGCGAAGTTTGAAGTGAAAATGTCTCTGTTGGCAGGAAAAAAGTGTC
It includes:
- the LOC104107847 gene encoding auxin-responsive protein IAA4-like; translation: MECVMAHEKDLNLKATELRLGLPGTEDESIVSSSKNKKRGLPESAEDEDCESKKKTQIVGWPPVRSYRKNNIQPKKTETECGMYVKVSMDGAPYLRKIDLKMYKGYSELLKALENMFKLSIGEYSEREGYNGSEFAPAYEDKDGDLMLVGDVPWDMFLSSCKRLRIMKGSEARGLGCGV